The Salvelinus alpinus chromosome 10, SLU_Salpinus.1, whole genome shotgun sequence genome includes the window tgcaggtcattcactaggtcccccgtgtggttctgggatttttgctcaccgttcttgtgatcattttgaccccacggggtgagatcttgcgtggagccccagatcgggggagattatcagtggtcttgtatgtcttccatttcctaataattgctcccacagttgatttcttcaaaccaagctgcttacctattgcagattcagtcttcccagcctggtgcaggtctacaatttagtttctggtgtcctttgacagctctttggtcttggccatagtggagtttggagtgtgactgtttgaggttgtggacaggtgtcttttatactgataacaagttcaaacaggtgccattaatacaggtaacgagtggaggacagagcagcctcttaaagaagaagttacaggtctgtgagagccagaaatcttgcttgtttgtaggtgaccaaatacttattttccaccataatttgcaaataaatgtattaaaaatcctacaatgtgattttctggggaaaaaattctcattttgtctgtcatagttgaagtgtacctatgattaaaattacaggcctctctcatctttttaagtgggagaacttgcacaattggtggctgactaaatatttttttgccccactgtatgtgagttAGTAAGAGAGAAAAAATAAGAGGATATATAGTTGTATCATTATGTAGTTGTCTTGGTCCTGGTTGGATAGCTCAGAGTCTTTGCTCATTTCTATCCATAAGTGTCACTTTTAACTAATACTGACTGTTCAGGTCTCCTATGGAAGAAGCCCCAGTGCCTATGGAGGCTATAGAAGAGGAACATGTGGCTCTAccagacagagaagaggagacagaagGTAGAGAAGTCACTGCAGAGGGCCTGTTGAGGTATAGTATTACTAAACACCCATCTATCATCACTACCCTACTATCTATTCTATCTAGATCTCTATtctaacatttacatttgagtcatttagcagacactcttatccagagcaacctagcgttagtgcattcatcttaagctaggtgggacaaccacatatcacagtcatagtatgTGGGGGGTTTGTCAAGTGCAATTGTGTTGGTTCAGGAATTTGATGGCAAAAGTGGGAAGGCCAGTCAACAGCTTCTAACTCAGTCATTACTGTACTGCACTACTATTCTATCTTCTTTATATCTATTCTCTCTAACTGTGAAACTCTGGGCAGTGTTTTTCACATGGCTATCATCTCCCTCTGCTCCTTTCAGTGTGGTGTCCTCGTACCTCCTGAGGTTTGGGAAAGTcaccttttactctctgttgCCCCTGGAGGTAGACCGTACTACTGCAGCCCACATTCTCTCCAAACTGCTAGGTGAGAGCTGACAGAGAACAGAGGAAAAATGGATATCACTTGTGGGGCTATATGCATGTATGCATTACAATATTGTTTTACTTAACTAACAACATGCAGGTattttgtgtgttgtgttgtgatggtcCAGAGCTGGTGTCTGCTGGGGACCTTGCTGTATGTCAGGCTGAACCCTACAGCCCCATCACCATCATCCCTGGACCACTCAGCACCGTGCAGGCCTGAGGAACCCAGAGGATGTCTCCACCAGCGTTCGACTTGGACAGGATTTCACCGcagctgagtaccggcacctcaaatgttctactgcttgagctcctgttcctcttatggAATATTAGcttaaaagtattgtggagctcctgcacctaattATAAACAGTACCCAGCACCCAAAAcgagtaccggcacctatttcagtccaagttaaGCAGTGGTCTCCACACGCACGGGATGTGTGCGGCCATACTTTTATAACAGAGTAATAATGTTCATGTCCCAAATATCGTTCATACGAGATCACCACCTCAAACTGATTTGTAGGACACACCCAAAACGATGACCTCTTGGAGTTAAcatttttataacattttttatAACCTTTATAAGTGAAACCTTTTTATAAGAAGTGAAATTACTGAAGGGAAAAGCTATTAATGTTACTTTTTATTCAAAGTTGGTATTTTTTAAATAGCATATTTATTATTCATATTTAATACTGTATCTAGCAGATATTTTTATTCTAATTTATTTGTCAACTGTCATGCAAGTTGATATTGTTGACAGTTTTTGTTTAACCTTTTGTGTGTTTTGTATCTTATCAATTGTGGTATGATGTTGCTCTGTTCTTACGTTGAAGCATTTATGAGATGTCTTTTTTTAATAAAATGCACATTTACTCATTATTAATACGCCTCAAATGTAATTCTATCAAGTTAAAATGGTGCCATTATCTCCGTCATTTGGGATCTACTCAATAGATAGTGTTGTCCAACATGGACTCAATTTAAGACCACATCTGAGATATGAAAACATCTGACTAACTTTGATTTGGggatgaactatccctttaaatttgTGGTCAATCAATGATATTACAGTGGGATAGCCTTGTAGTTTGCTACACTGGTGTATTTTTGAGGAATATGCTGCGAGGGGACAATAGGGGGCAGTAGAGGACCATGAACAAGTTCAGTCACCAACTCACCAGCAGAGGTCTACTCTGGACTAtgacctcatctctctctctcctggattGAAGTCATTGTGCCTAGCTGGCAGAATAATCATATCTGATCTCATGGCTGAATTACTCAATACAATTAAATGTTGGTTAGGAAAGGGAGTCACACAGCACAAATCTGTAGCCTCAGGCTGCAATGTGCAAAAGAGGCAGAGGTCAATGCTGTGGTACATGGGGTAATGGTGACCTCAGCCTGTTTCTCTGCTGAATCCAGACCAGCGGACATTATAGGTGTGACTGAGTGTCCATGTTTGAGGAGTGAAGGCATGGCTGCTGGGCCAGACATGTTTCATGTTCCTGCTCTGAACTAAGGAAACTGACATTACCAGTGTAAACCCTTAGCCAAGATAATTATTGGTTCCTTTATTTTACTACTTGTTTTTTTAGATAATTTACCATTTACTTTCCATATTCAAaggtgttgggttaaatgcggaagacacatttcagttgaatgcattccgttgtacaactgactagatatccccatTTCCCTTTTCTTCCTGCTAAGGCCAAAGGTAGATGTCACTGCACTGTGCAACATACCCACAACATCAATAATCAACTCTGCCGTTGTCACTTCAGAGGGCAGGGCACTGAAATGCGTCAGAAATTAATCTCTGAAATGTCTTGACATTGGAAAACAATATGTCCATCTGTTGGGTTGTTGGTGTGGTATCTAGGTGATAGGTTTGTTGTGAAACCCTGGTATGTCGCATGGGCCAGTCAGCATGGGTGTTAGTCCCCATCGCTGTACTGGGGACAGAACACACACggacacagttatggaacatacACATGCATATAAGAATTATCAGGGCGAACAGTTTACTCTTTTTCATGCTTACAATGTGACACCACACTGCCAATGTTCCATTAATCGATCCAGGCTCACTGCCAGAGAGATGGAGGCAGTGAGACAAGCTGATCGGAACAATCAGTTAGGGTCAAAATATTTACAAGAGGTCAGCCAAAGTCACTGCATATATAACAAATGAGCTatgtttaaaaaagaaaaaaggaCATTTTGAGATTAAATGTGTGGTAACATGCCCTTTTGACCCTTCAGAAAGAGTTAGCTCTTAAGCTCGTCAATTTGGTATGTAAATAGGATCGCTAGGCGTTCACACACACCAGGGAAATTATTTTGAACATTCTTTAAGTGCAGTCTTTGTATTTTGTTGCAAGTTTTGACCTACAATACATTCACCTTGAAACACTGACCGATCAATACAGGTATGATTCATAAAGTACTTTCaagaactacttaagtagtttttggggggtatctgtacttaactattcatatttttgacaacatacttcactacattcctatagaaaataaatgtactttttactccatacattttccctgacacccaaaagtatttttacattttgaatgcttagcaggacaagaaaacggcccaattcacacacttagaGAACATCCATgggcatccctactgcctctgacctggtgGACTaattaaacacaaatgcttaaatttaaaaaaaaaatgtgttgtagtgggctatccgtaaatttaaataTATAATTTTGCGGTCTGATTCacttaatataagcaatttgaaattatttatacttttactgttgatacttaagtattttggcaattacatttacttttgatacttaagtatatttaaaaccaaatacttttatactagtagaattttactgggtgacattcACTTTTGAGTAATTTCCAATTAAGGTATCTACTTCTACTCAAGTATGAAGATGAGGGAACACTTGGGATAATCGCCGGCAAAAGCAACAGTGCAATTAAAAATGGATCAGTCACTTGGATGTTGAATCAGACGTCCTCCAGTGATTTAACGTTTACTGTTGAAAAGtgatatcccaagtataaatacagtaaagtacacacactaatgggtaaaaaaaaaattatagcaAAATAGTTGTTTTAAGACAACTGCCAACTTCAAGGAGTTGGTTTGATGGGAAGTCGTTTCTTCTCCGGCCTCCCCTTTGCTTGAGCAACAAGAGGAAAGGGCcagccagccccccccccccactttgtGCTATGTCATGACTTatctggaccacctattgagatgtgccttttgttaagtaaatcaggtgttaaataAGGTGAAAAGTAGACTGGAGTGCATCTACGTAGACTCAATAGACTTAGGTTTGTCCAGCTATTGCCGGTAATATGCACATGCCAGATGGATTTGAGTAGGTGATGTAACTAGTAGTTACTGATTGTGGGCTGAAAGAACTGTTGATAGAATGAAAGAATAATTATAAAATGGGAAGATCTGTTAGAAGATTTGATTGCTGAATCCAGCAGAAGCTGTTAAGCAAGTGTGTTGAGTGAATCTGCCAGAAAGCATATGATGCCAATTGTGTCATgtaaataaaattttaaaaatgcTGCCTTTTCATAATGAGTAAATATAAAATCCTGTAGTTTGGGAATAAAGAAAGAACTGGAGATACTATGCAACACACACCACACTGGAGTTCAGATGAGTGCATTGTGGCCGATTTGCCCCGATTCACAAAACCACCTTACTAAGCACGATGGGGAGCTCTCTGAATaagggagagctgagagagaaacaATGGAACCGGAAAAGGGGGGGATCATACGATGAGTGAGGAGAAAGGCAAAGAACACTGCATGACACTGACAAGTCTGCAAAAAAAGGCATTTATCATGAGTTCAGTTCATTGCTTCATACTCAATACTAGCCCAGCCAGAAGTTAATCAAATTTGTGGCAAAAGGGGGACAGCAACAAATAGATAAGAGGCTCTCAGTTACAACAAGGGTAACAAGTGAAAAAAAAAAGACATATAGGTGGACGCACACAAAATGAAATcattaaaataataaaaacaggCAATATAAATAAAAAAGTTAATACTGGGAACAACCTCTGAAAaattataatactactaatagTAGAATGGTTCAAGTGCCGGAGTTTGGCAAATTTGAATGACCCAACTACTGTCCCATTTGTCATCTAGTaaacaaaaaaagtataatttcactGGCTTTCACTGGAGAATGGAATAGTTGCTTGGTGTGGTGTGTTACGATTGGCTGACGGCCGCAGTCAGCTTCATCTTTTGCTCGGCAGGAAGTGACCTCACGGCACCCTCAAATTTCTGGGAGTGGCGCTGAGCGACGTCTCGGAGCAGCATGACCAGGGTGTTCTGGGTTTCTGGATAACCAACATTGTCATAACGTTTTATATCTACATATGACAACTTACACGAAGAGGAAAGGAAACCTGTCACGATTTAAGGTTCTCTTACCTGGATCAAGGTCCTTCGTTCCCAGGACGTGGCTGGAAGCAGATACTATTGGCTTAATTTGACTCACCACCTAAGGAGACAACACTTATTACTACTAAAATACAGATGAGTATTTGACATAGTTACTAGCCAACATTGTGGAATTACACATTGAGATCAATTCTAGATCTGTgcatatttccatggaaatggaCAATAAAGTATCATATGATGTGATCAGTTTAAGAAAGCCAAACAGGCTAAATAAATGAGTGGGAACATACCATTGCAGGGTTCTGTGAGTAGAGCATGGCCAGGCAGCTGTACACAGTCTTattctcctccatgtcctccttCAGAGGGAGGCAGGCCAGGAGGGCAGGGAACACCTAGGACCGAGAGATAAGAGTTCTCCATGTCAGCATCACTGAGGACACTCAGCTCTTCAACTCGTGCGGCTGTGTACGTCAATAAGCCTGTGGCAAACTCACATTGTAAATCTAATATACAGCATTTTGGACATTGAAGAATTGGAGACAAGGCCATAGACACAGGTCACAGATATTCTCAGAGGAACTCAAAGTTCCATCAGAGCAACTCAAAGTTCCACACAAATCTTCCAGAGTCATGCAAACACCTTGAGTTAGGCATTGGCCCGGCATAAAATCCCATGCATGAAAATGCAGACAGTACCTGTTCCAGAGGGACACCCTCCATGTGGCTCATGATCATCCTGCAGAGGGCAGCGCACAGATTGTCAATCACCCTCCTGTCCTGTTCTTTGGACAGCAGGTTGGAGAAGAGGGACAGCATCATGGGGTAGTCTCTGGGAGGAACAGGAGTTGAGGAAAACACCCTAGGCTGCTGGACAGGCCAATACTACAGTAATAGAATCTAAATCATATGGTCAGTGCTAGTCAATGTACCTAGCTACTCATGTGAACTATAACATTGAGTTAAAAGAGATTCTCCGGTAcgtttgtatactttttagccagtagttcttagtcgccaaagtaccggagcatgtctttaacaaTGCTCAAACACAATCACATACACccacatagaaaaacacacacacacacacacacacacacacacacacacacacacattattgagAGGGATACTGAGCGACGAGTGGTCCAGCAGCCTGGGCCAGAGCTCCCAGTCCAAACACGCTGTTGTTGCGAACCTCACTATCGCTATCTCTCACCCCGGCCACCAGCACAGGCAGCAGCCGATTGGACAGTTTACCAGCACAGGCCCTTCCCCCGGACACACTGACCAGGGATTGCAGGATCTCACCCAGCGTGCCCACGGAGAAGGAACGGTCAGCCACCGTGCACGACGATTTCTGAGGAACAAATCCATCCTCATTCAATACACATGGAACTAAAGGTTTATCCTTCAGTATGCCTCTGTACTTAACGCTGACATTTTTTACAAAATAATAACAACTTTCGTTGAAAGAAATGGTAGAATTTCAACACAAAATGAATTAGGTCTATTAATTTCTATATTGATCAATTGTCAACTGGAGTAAATGACTTGGTTTATTTGAACCCAATGCTAACAGTCTAGTGGTAGGTTGACTCACAGCCTTGTTCATGATGAGGGGCAGCAGCTCGTTGAGATGGGGCTGGAAGGTGTCCGCTGGTACAGCGGAGGCCAGCAGAGGAATCCCCTCACCTGCAAACTCCTGGAGCATGGCATCATACTCCGCCTAGAACACACAACATGGTCATATCATTTGCACCATACACTTGGAAGTACATCCGATCCTGCCAGTGCTGGAGAGTGTGACGAAAGAGAGAGGAAACCCCACCTGCTGCTCGTCATCATCTGCCTCATCTCCTCCTCCGTCCTGACAGACAGTCTGTAGACACAGGGGTAAGGGGAGGGTCAAAGGATTATCACATTTTTTTCCTATTATGCTACGATGCCCTTTAACCCCTTATAtttgtgggaattggcctatatggatagagcCAAATTGAAATGTTTTTAACAGGAGAACTGTAAAAAGCATATGCatgaccatggtagcaattgaaagagaaCACTTGGTCTGATAAATTACAGGGAAATTATCATAACAAAaagtgaggacacaacagtttaCCTAACACAAGTAAACATGACGTTTTATTTTATgcgcattttacatttactgtacttttcacagCATTTGTCAATAACAAAGTCAGAAAATACTCCTGATAGATTCAGTAACATAAGAATATTCATTGACATTTTGGAGTAGGTGCAAGATAAGAAAAAAAACTATTCCCAGGGTTTGAGTGAGtggtctaactggtgtctccaactGTGCACAGTTCATAAGTCAGTTCAAAGCACTTATGACTTAAAAAATATTTTGGCTTGTAAAAAATCTTAGTGGCTGGTAGTTTTTTTAAATAGTACATTTTAGGCCCTGTATGCAATCCAAAAACATTTCATTATAAATCGCTATCTGGGTCAGGTTGGCATAATTTTAAAGCttattctattgccaacatgactagctaagttatacaacatgatcttacagtgttaggcttacAAAAGGCACTTCAGACAAACAGATCGGACTCATGAGTGCATTCAAGTGCATGTTCCTCTGTAAATGTTCTTCACAATAcgacaaacataggctcattgtgttcaggacaacccaggctATAACGCATGTCATCCTTGTAACTGTGGATCAAACATAGCCATCGTAAATGTTAATCATGTAAATTCAATTTTcaaatatggaaatgtgaaatgtaCATTTGGACTCATAGGTGTGTGGTTTGCTGGTATGACATTGAAGccatatttattataatcctcaacattTCATTTGTCAGAACACCGACTCCTCtcgatttacagcatttccctcactcagacaacaaatgTGCAAAAGTATCCCAATTAGCGGAAGGGATGGGGGCATCTTCTTGTCGCGTGCAGTACTGACGTCaagtatagcatgttactgtacagccactgggtTCCAATTTAGGCGATGATCAATGACAAAATGGGGCATTTTCAACCTGTATATGGGATGACTGGGGCTGTGAGTGGAAAGAGCTACATCCACACTAACACATATCCTAATATCAGATATCCTAAATTAATAAATGGGGGAAATCCTGTCTGTGAAAAGCACTCAGGCTTGGTTTGTGTCAGCTCACCCTCTTCTTGAGCACATCTCGGATGGCCTGACTGATCTCCTGCAGGCGCCCGGGGCTCTGCAGCGCTTCCCCCTGGCAGGCCTTCAGCACGGCGTTCATGGCCTCCAGCACACCCATCACCACCTGGCGCTCACGCTCACTGCGCACCGCCTCCAAGAAGCTGGGAAGCACCACCCCCAGCAGCTTCTGCATGGCTGAGGGACGGATGGAAGGAAGCTTAATTGTATTATTACCCTGGCTAATTCCCAGAATGAATGTCTTAACTATTATCTCATCTGATACATTTaataattatctttgaaaaactATAATAGCACCACATAAGATGCTTCAGAAATTCAAAGAGCCAAAGCGAGTTACCCTGGTGGTTGGCCTCAGTGGGATTCTCCTGCCACACTTTATGTTGAGCTCGGCAGAACTGGCCCATGGCCCCGAAGGCAGCCCTGCGTACGTCCTCGTGGGGGAACTGAGGGGAGGACGGAACGCATGGTCAGAGATAGTCAACGCTGACCAACATACAAACTACCCATtatacagagggagaggaggatggatgagCTGTGCTACAGTACTTACATCACGCAGCTCATAGACCTGCTGAAAGCTGGACTCCAGGAAGGGCTGGAAGGCGACACTGAAGGGGTGAAAAGGATAAGGAGACATCAGTGACTGTAGGGACAACACATTCCCATTTGCCTACTGGAAGACAGTGGAAGTTAAATGAGGAAAAGTTGCTGCGAAGTGAGATGATTGTATCAACAGATTTACAAGGACTCTAGGATTTACAAGGACTCTAGGCACAGAGGGGCCAACCGTAGTAGTGGCTAGCTGCAGATACCATGCAACGCAGAATGAACCCAGATGGTCTGTGACATGCAACACTCAAAATAACTCTTTGCTCCTGAGTCTTTACCCGGTGTTGAAGGCAATCTCTCCCAGAGCATCACAGGCGTCCTCCTTCTCGTCAATGTAGGCGTTTTCCACACTGAACCTGGGGAATGAAGAGAGCACAGAGATTAAAatggagaaggacagagggaatCCCCTCCATCTAGTTCTTTAGGCACGAGCCTGACAAACAAAATGGCTTCCATGTTTCAATTGACTACTTTTATGTCAGCTGCTTTGAAGGTTGCATTGTGTCTTTACTCCTGCCCCACAAAAAAAACACATCAAAGGTCATAAAATGAAAGATAATCAGATGAGAAACGTACCCGGCTGTGTCTGGGTCCACGGTGTCGGCCCCCTCGTCATCCAAAATGGCATCTCCCTCggcatcgtcatcatcatcgtcatccaGCAGGACAAAAGTCTTGTCCTCCTCAAGGTGAGCCTAAggatgaaaaaaaaaatgtttaaactatgtaaactatatttttagCAATTTCTCAATGGTGTAAGAGAATGTGAATAGGAGTTATAGCACAGTGTCTGTCAGACTGACCGTGACTCCCTCTGTGGACTTGAGGGACAACAGCATGATGGTGGTGATAGCTGTGAGGTGGGGGCTCAGACAGTCTGGACTCACTGTGGACACGGCCGAGAACagactgtacctgtacacagaaagagacagagaaggatTGAGGGGGGAGGAGAAGCACATGGGTTCAATACAAAGTCATCAAAAAGTCAGAAAACAGTCATGCACTCTGAACGCCAAACCCAACAGGCTGGCAGGACTTCTATTAGAGTGGGAGCATCTcagacacacactacatacgTGCAGCGCCGCAGGTCGGGGTCGTCGATGGCATTGGTGAGGTTGAGTCCCAGCTGAACACACTCTGCAGCCAGGGGGCTGAACACATCCTTGCCTATGGTGCGGGCCAGCACTGACAGAGTATCTGACAGAACAAAGGAAACCCCATTCATCATCTAAACTTGGGTTAAAATAATCTCTATGACGcaagtcagatcagctgtaaacTGTCAATAGCATGGACTACAAGCGTCTGCTGGATGACAACGTCAAACTGACTAAGGCTTAGAGATAGTTAGCCTACCCAGAGCCTGTGTTTGCAGAGCCCTCATCTCGTCCCTTGTGTCAGTGAGGAAGCCCTTCAGACTCTCAATAACAGGTGGGAAGTAAGGAACTAGCTTCTCTTTGGCTGCATTGGCTGAAAGGAAGAGAAGGGATGAAAGGTTAATACAGTTACAGTGATACACATTCCAGTCTAGATAGACACTTGATACATCTCAATGGTCTCAAGTGGCCTCCTCTCCTTGTGTCCTTTCCATCTGCCCTGACCTGAAAGATTTTTTCAAAGCAACTGGGACTACTTTTGACTTTAGCAGTCCTTTCAGATAAATGTGAATGAAGGAAGACTCAAGCGGAAGCCATTCTAAATTATTGAGCTGTACCATGCTCTATTGAAAGGCTCAATCATAAATGGACTTTTGCAGTGTTACCTATAGCTCCTATGGCACTGACAGCCAGCTCTTTCAGCTTCAGGTTCTCTGCGTTGCTGAGGGCAGATAACATGGTCTCCATCAGGGTGGGCAGGTAGGGCTCAATCTCCGAACCTGATAGAGGATGGAACAGTTCATGAAAACATCAgcacagaacagagggggttaaaaagattatttctctcaaatgacaTATTCAAATCTTATATTATCAGTACCTTAAAAGTAGTCTaggactagagactagagagcaaGAGAGTCAGAGGCTCAACATTTGTTTACCTAGCAACAGCTTAGCATTTTGGCATCCTCCAGAATAGAACCAAACAGACTTGGGTTGAATATTGGAATGCATTTGGAAATACACTGCCAAGTATTTGAAAaaacccaaatacatttaacccaGGAATTTGAAAATAGTGTTTGAAATACGTATTGGAAAATACTTTAACACAATTTGAAATGCtacttgtaaaaaaaataaagtaaTTAAAATACTAAAATAAAGTACTTACTTTCAAAacactcaaatacacagaaaaagtattttaaatAACAAATACACATGTTTCTGAACCAAGGTCtggaaccatttttttttttaaagtcagttaagaacaaattcttattttcaatgacggcctagtggttgcaactgccttgttcaggggaagaacgacagattttcacctcgtcagctctgggattcgatcttgcaacctttcggttactagtccaacgctctaaccactaggctacgctgccgccccaaatAATAGCAAGACAGTTGGGTATGGATCAGGATAAAGGTGAATGGGAGGATCCTCACCCAGATTTTCCATGAAGTTCTCCAGGGCGTAGAAGGCCTTGGTGATGTGTCCGATTTTGGCCTGGTTCAGAGCCGACATGTAGCCCAGCAAAAGTGGCATCAGCTCGGTACAGTACTTACTGACCTCGGGCTGCAGGTGCTCTGAGAACTGTCCCAGGGCAAAGAGGCCGGCGCTGCGGACTACCTGGTTATTGTCTGACAGACTCTGGCACACCGTCTGCAGCATGGAGGACAGCAACCTGACACAGAGGAACAGATGGACAGTGGGATTAGCAGGAAAAAGACAATAGTTCCATTTGAATGAGAGAAAATAAGACAGAAAAACATTGCTCTGGATTATTTCAGCTCCAAAACACACTAAAGGACTGGACATTGACAAATGTAACAAATTAAATCAACTGTTTTTTGGACAGGGAACCACTGAATAAGAGAAAGCAGCATTGACTCACTTGGTCCGTATGTGGTCGGCACAGCCCTCAGCCAGCACTGCCATACACATCAAGCCTGCCTTCCTCTCATAGGGGTTCTCACTGGCCAGGCACACCTGGATCAGGGGCATCTGATGGACATGCCATGGGTcagacatacatacataataAAACTATTTGTACTTCTATGCATGGAAATGTGTGTACAACTCAGTATGACTACAAGTTATAAACACTGCAGCTACTAATACAATGATGGCTACATACTGCTGCAGCACAGAGATAACATCATGAAGTGTCTGACTGAAAGGCAAATTATAACATTAATATAAAGCAAATGAGAGTGTTTACTAACCAGCTGCTGGAATAGTTTCTCAGGGGGCATGTGAAGAGCCATGGTATCAATAACCTGCAGACGAAAAGAGATTATCTTTTAggcacaaaaataaataaatacacccCTTCTGTTCTTTGTGTGGTTATTTCTCAAGGGAAGTTGACCTGAGCAGCAAAGTGTTTAGGACTCTCGTTGTCGGTGTCGCCCTCGTCGCCATTCTCCTCGTCCTCTGGGTCCTCCTCCCCAGGTGGGGGCGCTGCACTCAGCACAGGGAACACTGTCTGCAGGATGGGATTCAGCAGCTTCTGCTTTAGCACCGTCTGCAGGAGGCAGGGAGCACAGAATACATCACTGAAAAGCTCCACATATTTTAACTGACAAAAAGGATAAAAGGGCACAGTGCTCGGGGTGCATCTCCATAGACTAAAGCATCCATTTATAACTGGGTGGCTTTACCTTGCTCTTGAGTCGGATGAGAAAAGCGATGCAGGACAGAGCCTTTACACGCAGGGAGTCAGTCAGGGTGGTGTCTGCACT containing:
- the LOC139531779 gene encoding importin-4-like, with the translated sequence MSGELEQILLQLTQPDNAIIQQATAQLKLAFKDPAIIPALCAVMTGSQNPQIRQSAAVMLRMRVKKHWKKISLDHRESLKAVVLQAFQQETEHTVRHSLSQLSAVMVKHETPDRWPALFTLLNQSTKSNNPTDRQVGLLLLSKVVESNPEPFKPHYRQLLQLFGTVLQDLDNPTAMYYCILTLTAMTAYTGTEEMNLMRSLIPRLIIALKHLIKADQGQASDAMEVFDELMESEVSIIVPHIAEIVHFCLEVSADTTLTDSLRVKALSCIAFLIRLKSKTVLKQKLLNPILQTVFPVLSAAPPPGEEDPEDEENGDEGDTDNESPKHFAAQVIDTMALHMPPEKLFQQLMPLIQVCLASENPYERKAGLMCMAVLAEGCADHIRTKLLSSMLQTVCQSLSDNNQVVRSAGLFALGQFSEHLQPEVSKYCTELMPLLLGYMSALNQAKIGHITKAFYALENFMENLGSEIEPYLPTLMETMLSALSNAENLKLKELAVSAIGAIANAAKEKLVPYFPPVIESLKGFLTDTRDEMRALQTQALDTLSVLARTIGKDVFSPLAAECVQLGLNLTNAIDDPDLRRCTYSLFSAVSTVSPDCLSPHLTAITTIMLLSLKSTEGVTAHLEEDKTFVLLDDDDDDDAEGDAILDDEGADTVDPDTAGFSVENAYIDEKEDACDALGEIAFNTGVAFQPFLESSFQQVYELRDFPHEDVRRAAFGAMGQFCRAQHKVWQENPTEANHQAMQKLLGVVLPSFLEAVRSERERQVVMGVLEAMNAVLKACQGEALQSPGRLQEISQAIRDVLKKRTVCQDGGGDEADDDEQQAEYDAMLQEFAGEGIPLLASAVPADTFQPHLNELLPLIMNKAKSSCTVADRSFSVGTLGEILQSLVSVSGGRACAGKLSNRLLPVLVAGVRDSDSEVRNNSVFGLGALAQAAGPLVAQDYPMMLSLFSNLLSKEQDRRVIDNLCAALCRMIMSHMEGVPLEQVFPALLACLPLKEDMEENKTVYSCLAMLYSQNPAMVVSQIKPIVSASSHVLGTKDLDPETQNTLVMLLRDVAQRHSQKFEGAVRSLPAEQKMKLTAAVSQS